The genomic stretch CCCACATGCTTCCTCGTTttgggtttgaaggaggaagcatgtgAGTGACGTGAGTCGCAAATGAACCGCATTGGCTATAGGTGGCGATATAGGCAAGTTAACCCCCTCTCTGTCAGCAAGTCCTGCTCATAATTTCAATTCCAAGCAGCGGAGCTACACATAGCTCATCTCCATACTTATAAGTTTGCCAACCGGCTATGTCAAATGGGAAATGCTTACCTTTGttacaggaccactatcacagaaaattgtaaaatgtaaaatacatacatttacaatgtacatttctcccacagtaaaatgcactataaattactttttccccatattgcagtcacttacagtaggtagtaaaaagctgacaatcCTGACATATTTTGGACTAATTCATCTCCtcactcctcataggggattttcaggatTTTCagcattacctttattctttacaaaagcactctatggaaaggatctgtacaaagatgtcagccagcttccctactcatttTCAcactatttggcagttggactgagcaactgccattcagtaagtgcttatgTAAACAAAGAagtaactgagaatcccccatgaggacagggactagtccaaaacccaagAGAGCTGTCAGATTAAAAATCAAGTGCAATTTAGAAAGGATTTTCTTGAAATATATTTACACTGTAGTTCACGCAAATATGAAATATCATCAATAAATATTACAAGTGTATGGAGTgtggccagcaggtggcgctaCAAAAATAATTAGATTATCCCTAACAATGTGATCAGCTTTTCaagaatagggatgatcaatgagatgcaaatatttctgagttgatACAAATGTATCCACATTTTCATGCAaacatatgcagtttgaaaatagaccaataaaTTTAAAGCCAGGTTTaaaatgattggtccattttcaagccgaatatatttgcataacaatttgcaATAACTGAAAAatgtgcatatcattgatcattctTATTCAAGAACAGCTCATTCCTTTCTCCTCTGCTTACATTGCAGTCAACACAGTGGCTTATGCTGACTGCACAGAGTACCACAAAGCCAGAGATGGCTGTTCTCTTAAACAGCCAAGATGTAGGCCACCTGGTGGACATCACTGAATCCACATAAAAATCATATGCAATATTTCAGATTTTTATAAAAGAAGCtgatgcaaataaaaaaataaataaaaaatctcgACGCTACACATTCCTTTTCACTGAATCAAGATTTGAGCAgaaagactaaaaactgccagAATAGCTCATTTAGAAGAAAACAGCAGTGATAATACACGGTTTTCAACTTTCTGTACACGTTGCTTGGCTGGTTGACCTTTGCTAATACCTCACTCAGACTGCAGTGGTGGATTGGCTAACCGTCATCTCATGTCTAGGGTCAGCTCAATGGAATTCTATAGTGTGAgaaatatgtaggctgccatcttTAATCCCTTTTACAAATGTGAGTTACCTGGCTTTCTCCCATTGACCATCTGTttgtagtagtgtctgagtcacacaggTGTAACAAGCATGCGGTCTGTGAAATCATACCTGAAACAGGTGACCCGAGTTGCATACTtgagtgagacagagactcaataTCAGAGGCTGAGGCAAGCAGTACGGTTTCACAGCAAGCAGTACTTTTTTTCAGAGACTAAACCCAAAACAACTAAACCTAAGACTGAACTAGGTAAATTCTATCAGCAATCCGGCTTCTTCCCTACACAATTTCTACACAGTTCTCAAAGCGGTGGACAGAATACTTGTTTAATGGGTCAAAAGTGCTTGACATTATAGTATggctctctctttcctctctgGATTCAGTAGGCAGGTCATTCATAGGTGACCATGTTTCAATCACGTTGCTGTGAATGACAATTTTACCATTCGTTAAACAGACAAGGTAGCACCCATTGTGCAATCAGCGCAACCCTCGTTACCAAGATTATGCGAGCATTGCTAGGGTAATGCGCAATAAGTTACTTGCATAGCATGTTACTCTAACAAGGCTTGCTTTACCCAAGTAACACAGGTTGCGTTAATTGTGCATTGTGCGCTACTTTGTAGTTCACAGGACGAAGTAGTGATAAACTGCAAGGCCTCAAGTCTGCTAATAGAAAATAACAGTCAGGGGAGGCTTTGAGCTTGTATGGCCAGGTGCACCATAGCATAAAGCACAGACACACTAAGGGTTATGAATTTGAAAGTTTAGTTCCAAAGGTAATACTAATAAATTTACACTAATCAACATGATTGCTTTCAGAATTTACTTTGTTCAGTTTTGATTTTGCTGGGCTTTAAGGTATCAATTAAGGTGAATCCAAcccgtagtggctggatagtgtaatggttaagggttctgcctctgacacaggagaccagggttcgaatcttggctctgcctattcagtaagtcagcacctattcagtaggagaccttgggcaagtctccccaatactgctactgcctatagagcgtgtcctagtggctgcagctctggcgctttgagtccgcgcaatataaatgttctgtgtttgtttgtttacccCAACTCATTACTTCCTAGTGGGAGATCTGGAGCAGTAGTTTGGGTAGAAtgtttagatagatagatagatagatagatagatagatagatagatagataggatagaTTTAGCATGCATTCTGCCCAAAAACAAACAACTCTCAGGATTAAAATCTAGATTTGCATCAATGAGACGTGCAAAAACGTCCATTAAATTTGCAGTTAATTTAGCTGACAAAGTAAAATGCGTTGTGCAATTAAGGTTGCCCAAGTTATCTAGGTAATGTGAGTGTTGCTAGGGTAACTCCGGTTATGCTACTTGCATAGCACACTTTAGTTTAACAATGGCATTACCTGGGCAACGCAAGTAGTGCTAGTTTCTCAACGCATGCTACCTTGTCAATATAACGGCAAAAGCTTAAAGCAACTTTACTGGACTTTTGTGCATATGCCCCAATATGTGTTGTTTCGGATCCTCAAAGTTTACAGTTTCCTATTTGACATGCAAGATACTTAAAAAATATGCATACACATAATGGAACAGTGCAAGTCGTAGGTTTAAGTCCTGAGCAGAACCTTTACCACCTGACCTAATGTTACGTTTTATAAAGTGTTGGCTGGACCTTGATACTGTTCAGCTCTTTCTTCAGTGATACACTGTCTTGTTATTCCTTTGTTAGTTCTACATATATGTAAAGATTGTACACCTAACAGTTTCATTTGGTCAACTTCATCAGACTAACGAGTACAGTAGTTAGGATTGTTTCAACCCCAATGATAGAGTATctaaaaaaatagcataaaacaTTGGTTATATATGTTGTATACCTGAAAACTAATGTATGTAGAactccacccactatttctaaaCATGGCTTTGATTGCTTATTCTAAGTAACACCAGTTTAAGGGATTATGTACACAGCCCTCTAagtaatttgtgttttttttttgtaaaaaggaTGTCCCTTAACAGATGACATGCATTGATGAACAGGTATACCATGGCTTTGTTAAAAGGAGTAAGACTGTTAACAGTGCAGAGGAGTTTAGAAATGTCAGTAATACCTTTATATTAAAACTAATGAACAAAGTGCAGCAGCAAAGTGGTCAATAAGGAAACCCTTCATGGTCCCATCAATACAATGACATGTTCTGTCCAAGAAACCAAagtgtacaagattcctttgcccAGTTGTAGGCACCAAGCAGTCTAAGAAGTCACATAAAAGCAGCATTGCCAGCACTTACACTGCTAATTTGCAAATGTCTGGTCTGGCTAAGGCTGCCATTGGGACACTTTGAGAAGTTGTCCTTCTTGCAGACAAGGTTCTTTGAAATAATCTTGCGAAAAGTGTAACGAAAGTCCCTTATTTTGTAAGCATATATGATGGGGTTGACCACAGAGTTGGCATGAGACAAGATGATGGCCGTGTTCATGACCCACTCTGGCTTTTTCTTGTGGAACTCTGGGTCAAACAGGGTAATGCAGTTCAAGATGTGGATGGGCAACCAGCAGAAAGCAAAGAGGCCCACAATGATGGCCAAAGATTTGGCTGCGTTCACTTCCTTTTGAAGAGTGGTCCTTGAGTTGTCGGCACCGACACACTTCAGTTCGATCTGTCTCAGCTGTTTCCTGGCCACCATGAAGATCTTGATGTATATTCCCAGCATGATCAACAACGGAAGTAGGACGCAGCCAAAAAAATTGAAGTACACCATGTAAGTCATTGTGACGACTTTCTCAAACAAACAGGAAACTGTGCTGTTTCGGGTGGAGAGGGTGGAGTTTGAGCCACAGCCCTCCATGCAATTCCAGCCCATCAGTGGTGTTAAACCAATGCCAAAGGACAGAATCCAGAACACTGCAATAATGGTTCTTGCTCTTTTCCCAGTGACTAAACTCTTGTACCTGCAAAGGAGAAGAAAAAATGGATTACAAAAAGGTCAGGTAAGAAGACTGCTGTTGGTGTACAAGGAAAGACTGCCCTTTTgatcttaaaggagaactcttaTGACACATGGTTTCATTTGATATTTAATAGGAATACCATTTGTAGTTTAAAATGTCTTCGGCTGATTGCTTTtagagaaaaaacatttttcaatagtATAAACACTCTCCCTAGCCCGCTGATTCACTCCGCTATACGAGTCAGGAGATGAGCAAAGAAATGGTCTCAGAGGTTGCACTTGTATTTAAAGATAACACTTCTATTCTTGAAGCTGTAATGCACATAATCTGAAAGAAGATACTTATCACTGCCAACCTAACAGAAGGGGTAAAAAACACATTTTGAAACACTGATCAGACTCACTTTATGATCTACATACAGTGTTTCAATAGCAGCGATGCGGTTTTCCACAATCTTGCAAGTGGGAAGTCTCATAAGACTTGGATAATGATGGCAAaatcagttaaccctttgcaaaCTCACGTGCAAATGCTTCCATGCAAATCAATAAACCACCGCTATCCCTACAgccaagttaaaagccggggtctttgtTATAAAAGAATACATTCTCTTGCCTAGTCACCTACACTACACAAAGGCTCTCCAGAGTTCATATGTGTCCTAACTATGGCCCATGTATGGTGCAAGCATACAGTGCATCAACCTATCAAAAgtttaggagcacatatcctaacGTCCTCTCTTTGGACAGATAATGCAGCACACTAATCCCACAAGGGAGCTATGAAATACATCCATGTGCACTGGGCAGGCCCCACAGCCATCTTGGGCTGAGAATGGGATGCAGTTAGGGTGCATGTGTAAGCAGCTTTACTGAATCAGAGCCAAGATATCGTAGTACTGGAAGTAAacatttctccagagttttctcccaggagaggtCACACCTTGGGAGATATCAACTAAAAGATGATAAAATTGCCATGGACTCCATGTCACAGCAATTTCACACAATGCTTACCTAGGTGACACGTCTTGCGCTCCACATGCAATGTAAACTGTGTATTCCTGCGCATGGTAATTTTATCTTCTTTTAGTGAATATCCTACATTAGCACTAAAATACCTTGTCAGCTCCAGGCAAGCAAAATTATTTAAGAATTTATTTCCTTGCCAACATTTTCACTTACAAGGGCAAACATGTACTGAATCAGAAGaactgtttctagtgttatcctTATCATGCAACTCATTTATATAGATTACCTTTCTTTTGTTCCCACATCAACAAAAAAAAGATAATAGCTTCTGTTCAGGATGCAATCAATCGAGTGACATTTTTGTAGTACAGGTCACTAAGTACTTATGAAAACTAAAGACTGCGGTCAATAATAGTCATTGATGTAATGAATTGTCCTTTGAACCCAGCTTAGGCATCTCTAGCTTACTATAGATTATGGTTGGTGGGTAAAAAGGATCTGAGCGAAAATGTGAATTTATTATAATAATTCAGATCAACCCCACCCCAGCAAGATGACCTTCTATTAAGAGAAAAACAGGGATATTAAGACAAAaagaggttctaataatctagtcatacccagagtccccctaaaaacttttggtcccagagccttctgtcatgctgcccctacattatggaactccttacctaagCAGATCATGACATGATTAAATCCAGATTGAAAACCCATCTGTTCAGtcaggcatttgcagaaatataacttttctgtgttaacacttcatcctactaccaatcactgaatctgagagagttaGGATGTATAGTGTCGAACTTTAATAGTAGTGTCCATAGGGAAGGCTGGTTGTGATGCTCAGcgtacaaaaaataataataataataattaaaatgtCAATGCTCCACTGGAATACTGTGAAAACAGCAGCCTTTTCAGAAGTTTTCTCTTGATAGTTTGGTTATCCTTCAGGTTATACCATCATGTGCGGTGCCCTAAAATTAATTTCCAAGTTCCTTATTAGTACAACGCCTTAAATAAATACTATGTGTCACCATCACAAGTTGAATGCCTTATCCGGTCATGCTAATTAGATTACCATATGCTAGATCCTAACGAAGATGTCGTAGCCATGGCAACACATTGAAGCTATGCATACGTAGCAAgagtgacatcacatggtgaTGTCATTGTGGGAATGTAAGAGTGTTGTGAGGGGATATTCATCCTGTTTTATTTCATTTCTTAGTTTTATAATACATTCACAATTAGGCTAAACTTAATAATAGTGACACTACTTCTTTCTGAATAAATACAGAATGTTTGAAACAAACAGGTAGATTAGTATTGGTAGCAGCTGATAGGTATGTTTGCATCTCAAATctctcagcacacacacacacacacacacacacacacacacacacacacctcccacacacacacacgccacacacacgcacctccaccccccgcacacacacacgcacctcccccccacacacacacctccaccccaccccccccccccacacacacgccacacacacacacctccccccccccccccacacacacacacgtaagatAAAAGTGACACCACCtaacaatctccccccccccccccccaaaaaaaaacaaaacacaacaaaTGGCTCTAACTGATAAGTCCATGAATTATCTGCATTATTGTGCTGCCCAGATGCGACTGACATAAAAAACTTGAGCGGACAATATGGCAGCCAAGGTCACGGGTGTCATTAGCAAACTGTATGTGCTGATTTGTTTAAACTACTATTGACTATGGAAATAGACCCAACTCTGAGAGAAAGTAGACTAGCAATACAGAATATATTCATGAAGACCTCCGATCATGGTCAGTGGATTGGAAGGTAAGGTCACAGAGACAAGAGTAAACTGGAGAAAATGGACAGGAACACTGATAGAAATCAATGCTGGATTGCTTTGTAGGTAGAGCTGATTGCCCTCAGTGTAGCATAttgatctttctttttccaatCTCAATAACAATGATCCATTCTTTCGTACGTATGCCAAAACGTTCTTTAGCCTTCGACTGTTCGTAATCTCATTTCTCATGGGTCACAATCTATGGCATAAGCAACTGTCAAATGACTTCCCCAGATGAATACAAATCTTATGGTCACTCCGGGTCACCTTTATGGAGAGTGGAAATCAATAATCAAGTGCAAGAGCAGGGagatgtatacatatacatacagtgtTTACATCTTTTATCACTGCTCGGATTTGTTTTGCAGCTGATGTGAAGCAAACTTTGGTTTGgagaatacagtccatgtggtaattGCAAAAGGCCAAAATAGATGCACAAATTTCATATTAGTCAGATCTGCCAAAATGGCCAAGTACTGCTCATGCAATATTGTTCTTAGTCGCCCACTATTCTGAAGTGATGAATTATGGGAAAGGGTGTGACTTTTCGCCAATATGAAGCTGAATATTTGaaataccctcagtattaggaaGGGAACTTGTACTTGGGGTAGTATTGCATACTTAcataggtacagactaaccagcaagctcatggtgacccagaactcattggagtgtgtaagggactacaatggtcctaaaagcccccttactaagacattaaaaaaaacaaaaacgtttgctttcctaaaacagaaagaatttgcaataattcaggttggagtgagcttgagatgtctcctagAGCAttaacaaattaacaagctgacacatcattgcaatccagcggttctggaggtgtgtttagcttctaagggtacaatggttaatttacatatatttagcagtgttgctctgggagacatctcaagctcactccaaactgaattatcgcaaattctttctgttttaggaaagcaaacttttgttatacTTACATAGCATGGATATTTTTCCCACAGCATTTTACTAACTACATTAAATCTAATGGCCCTAAtgacacaggagactagggttcaaatatcagctcttcctattcagtaagccagtacctattcagtgagggGGACCTTGGGCAGCACtaccaaacactgctactgcctactgagtgcgcccctagtggctgcagctctcaagtgttttgagtctgacaggagaaaagctggAATTACTATTCTTATTATTACCGCTGTCAAGTCTTTGGCGGTCATGGATTGCACAGGCAGATAATGAAGTGGCCACTTTCTGCAGTAAAGTACAGAAGACTAGACACCAAAGAACCATGAAAGGAATGTTCATTAGGATTAGTACTCAATATACAAGTGAAGACATAAGTGATTGCTGGTTATTGTTGTTCCACTCATATTTACCATAACTAAGCAGAAGCACATAGTGGGAATAGGGGTGCCCAGAGGTTCAGGAGCCCTTAGGACCAAGTCACCTAATATTTTGGCAAagtttgacttcagcaggaacccTTATAAAGGAGACCCAAAGCTGGTGCTTAATTAACCTAGGCATGGGCAAACCTGCCCcttcagctgttgaggaactacaactacaagtcccacaatgcattgcaggagtctggcagccacagtcatgactcataaaggcaaagacAAATatagtagtacatgataattggttataaacaatttccaagcatttactattgcttttaattagcaaaTATACTAATATGgctttgtttaaataagatttattttctaaaactctaaatttgttattcttggttaagtatatcaagtcaGAGTACCCCCTGAAACCATCAGAAGTATCCCTTGGGGTACGCGCACCACACTAGATCTAGAAGACTCGACCAGAGTGGTGAGGCACTTCCCGAGTGCTGATACGCCTTACGGAGCAATAACACCGATGTTACGCATGCATGCTTATCACAGGCTCCACGCTTAAAGCAACACTGAATCCTACACTGTCGGCTAGCTTTGCATCCGCTTTTCATACAGGAGCCTTCATGTGCTAGTATATGGATTCCTGCACTATGTGCCTTAGAAATGTTCATGGGTGTATATAGAAACATGAAAGGACTGGTTTTCCTTTACAAATCTACATTAAACCCAGAACGATGGTTTAGCAGCATTGTTTCTTTCCCTATCAACAATGCTCCTAAACCATCGTTCTAGGTTTACTGTAGATTTGTAAAGGAAAACCAgttggttaacaaacgagatagggactgtaggtttgttctttacctgaatctgttctcaagtcggaacactgtgccatctgtgtcccctgtacctcctctgtgcctccagtgccccccccccccctcctctgtgtcacctctgccctctgtacctgcttataaaagtttaaaagccattttttctttgaattttttaaaatcaattttctcaaaaactacaagtccaatttcaataaaaaaaaaatttgacttgtttccatggaaacagaatacatgccgttcgtatcggcgggtcgttagtaagtaggggactacctgtattactATTGGGAGTCATCATACTGTCATAACAATGTCAGCTGCTAATGCATATACTGCAGTAATATTAATTACAGTAGCTCATCATCGCTGAGAAGTGCTGTGTGTAACTTACTGTCCTCACTGGCCAAATGCTGTAATATGTGGGCGTGTCTCTGTGTGGACGGGGTCGACCCATACTGTATCATTTATTGTTgtttgttagtgtaaacacacataAAAAAGTTCAAACTGGCCGCAATGGTCAAACACAGTTTTTTTCATAATAAAgagttttttcatttttctaaTATGTGAGGCTCATGATTGTAACAATCATTCACTTCCTATTTGTTAGATAgacatgcaagtctctgatttgctggtcaaaaTCATTTGCTAAAGCagaatgtgatcacagcaaatcagagctttgcaaatctatcagctgatccaacaaatcacatgcttcttcatgagttctcctagacatgaccatcactactgctgAATCGTTCATAGTGGCTCTGCATTCCAGATACCACCTGCAGGAGACACAACAGTGTCAAGCCTCCAGGTCTAAGAGCTGGAAAAGGTCACCTGCTGGTGGGTGGCAGAAGTCCACCACAGTTCACATGCACACTACCAGCAGCAGGTGAAACGTGGTAATATTCCTAACAGTGGGGCTGTACCAAGCCGGGAAGAAGGTTCCTTGAACTGCTTCATTTATGGTAAGGGGGGGGGCAGGCCTTGATTAACGGCTTTAGTGATGATGAACAACAATAAGGATGGGATTAAACTGAAATTACAATATAGCAGTTCTGAAATTGAATTTCTAGACCTGATTGTTCTGGCTGAAGGAAAGAAGGTGGTGGTAGTAAaacacaccttaaccacttgaggacctagggctttctaccccttaaggaccggccactttttttccattcagaccactgcagctttcgcggtttattgctcgctcatacaacctaccacctaaatgaattttggctccttttcttgtcactaatacagctttcttttggggctatttgattgctcctgtgatttttactttttattatattcatcaaaaaagacatgaattttggcaaaaaaatgatttttttaactttctgtgctgacatttttcaaataaagtaaaatttctgtatacatgcagcgcgaaaaatgtggacaaacatgtttttgataaaaaaaaaacccattcagtgtatatttattggtttgggtaaaagttatagcgtttacaaactatggtgcaaaaagtgaattttcccattttcaagcatctctgacttttctgaccccctgtcatgtttcatgaggggctagaattccaggatagtataaataccccccaaatgaccccattttggaaagaagacatcccaaagtattcactgagaggcatagtgagttcatagaagatattattttttgtcacaagtaagcggaaaatggcactttgtgagaaaaaaaaaaaaaaagtttccatttcttctaacttgcgacaaaaaaaaatgaaatctgccacggactcaccatgcccctctctgaataccttgaagggtctactttccaaaatgggatcatttgtggggtgtgtttactgtcctgacattttggggggtgctaaattgtaagcacccctgtaaagcctaaaggtgctcattggactttggaccccttagcgcagttaggctgcaaaaaagtgccacacatgtggtattgccatactcaggagaagtagtataatgtgttttggggtgtatttttacacatacccatgctgggtgggagaaatatctctgtaaatgacaatttgttaattt from Hyperolius riggenbachi isolate aHypRig1 chromosome 2, aHypRig1.pri, whole genome shotgun sequence encodes the following:
- the ADORA2B gene encoding adenosine receptor A2b produces the protein MTISPVYIVLEVIIAVLSIVGNVLVCWAVAINSTLKNATNYFLVSLAVADIAVGLLAIPFAITISIGLQTDFHSCLFFACFVLVLTQSSIFSLLAVAIDRYLAIKIPLRYKSLVTGKRARTIIAVFWILSFGIGLTPLMGWNCMEGCGSNSTLSTRNSTVSCLFEKVVTMTYMVYFNFFGCVLLPLLIMLGIYIKIFMVARKQLRQIELKCVGADNSRTTLQKEVNAAKSLAIIVGLFAFCWLPIHILNCITLFDPEFHKKKPEWVMNTAIILSHANSVVNPIIYAYKIRDFRYTFRKIISKNLVCKKDNFSKCPNGSLSQTRHLQISSVSAGNAAFM